A genomic region of Pontibaca methylaminivorans contains the following coding sequences:
- a CDS encoding non-ribosomal peptide synthetase: MRKDVGLRSEETSGPAPLTAAQVGLLIESELAGRRAFNILQVIVRFGDEPVDAAHLRADWQALAARHDALRLQFRLDEASPSQSIIPGFTVDFDTIPLDAPADRQEQALDDWLEADRRRGVDLEWAPWRVRLIRFGQDQNVMVWTFHHAQLDGNDIRLLLRELFIIHDELANGREPALPPLADSFLAYCRTMAGADHGPAREFFREHLSGFDAPNRLAVPFRTDADSDSDIRRTITRRLCRAQADALRESAAAFGVTTATMIAAAWGLVIARCSGRDEAVFGITRSGRRSLSGTGTSAGCRINTLPCRIRLSGRSIGQVLAELRAYLLATRPFEQTPHAEITAVCDVPRPQALYDSILMFDRDSVGAHMRALGPQFAHREVEERSQMATALMLAAYDDPELLLRLEYDPGQYPDASAERLFTYLINLLQAMADPALDDQAPLAALSMLPPEEQARLIALGTPERPLELAADALSLIDRFEQVAQREQNRIALQQVGEAAALTYAGLDARANAIAAHLRARSVRPGDIVGLALPRSVDYIAALLGVMKAEATFMPLDPSYPQSALQDMIDRSGAVHLLTSAPVLETLHPQTIAVTLVESLAGRTQDTAPERGPAAPERPAYVIFTSGSTGQPKGVVIPNRAIAHQVRAISDAYAIAPGDRVLQFTSLNFDISIEEILPTLVSGATLVLRSLEMAQSAEAFLAGLRDHAISVVNLPTAFWHMLCAHVDELAAPPDLAAHLRLLIVGGERPSPSAVRRWCAAYPAIRCLNGYGPTETTITATLHDMTDAPLDGTDIPIGRPIAAARLHVMLPDGSLAPEGVGGELWIGGALVGLGYLDRPDLTAPVFVPDPLDGSALCYRSGDRVTWRGDGFLAYHGRIDRQVKLRGYRIELGAVESALEREAEVRSAVVSVDRPHGADARLLAWITLREPAPDFDAGALADRLHEALPAQMVPQIVVVEEFPQTPGGKVDIARLPRPEVASRGADLPADADTARIQAILARLLGTDSVGPDQSFFDIGGNSLLSVRLMTLIEREFGRRLSLAALYKSPTARQIAAGLQKQAGKDPDCVIPIQPQGHLPPIYGVHVLGSNGSFFRPLAARLGPDQPVLGLTVGVVDERTPVSVPEVAALYRRAIDRHQPEGPLSLVAVSLGSYIAFELARQLREAGRDVRMVALLDIEGPMGRPRLPLLRRCLAHMLYLHKAGLSHLRAIILAKRDDFHHHLAVERRRGNGGAAPQAPTQASIGDFVAANELAARNYRPAPYPGRLTIIRATENVSDSPEAIETGLGWSAVAQGGFDLHDVQGGHLTMLEEPFVGELARLLRCTLEARAGGADAGADTGVAR; the protein is encoded by the coding sequence TTGAGGAAGGATGTCGGACTGCGCAGCGAAGAGACATCCGGCCCGGCGCCCCTGACGGCAGCCCAGGTCGGGCTCCTGATCGAAAGCGAACTGGCCGGCCGGCGTGCATTCAACATCCTGCAGGTCATCGTCCGCTTCGGGGACGAGCCGGTTGACGCGGCGCATCTGCGCGCGGACTGGCAGGCGCTTGCCGCCCGGCATGACGCCCTGCGGCTGCAGTTCCGCCTCGATGAAGCGAGCCCCTCGCAAAGCATCATCCCCGGTTTCACCGTCGATTTCGACACGATCCCGCTCGACGCGCCCGCCGACCGGCAGGAACAGGCGCTCGACGACTGGCTGGAGGCGGACCGCCGCAGGGGCGTGGATCTGGAGTGGGCACCGTGGCGGGTGCGTCTGATCCGGTTCGGCCAGGATCAGAACGTGATGGTCTGGACCTTTCATCACGCACAGCTTGACGGAAACGACATTCGCCTGCTGCTGCGCGAGTTGTTCATCATCCATGACGAGCTTGCGAACGGCCGCGAGCCGGCGCTGCCGCCGCTTGCTGACTCATTTCTTGCGTATTGTCGCACCATGGCCGGCGCCGATCACGGACCGGCGCGGGAATTCTTCCGCGAGCATCTCAGCGGATTCGATGCGCCGAACCGGCTCGCGGTGCCCTTCCGGACAGATGCGGACAGCGATTCCGATATCCGGCGGACGATCACGCGCCGGCTCTGCCGGGCGCAGGCCGATGCGCTGCGCGAAAGCGCCGCCGCCTTCGGCGTGACCACCGCAACGATGATTGCCGCCGCCTGGGGGCTGGTGATCGCGCGCTGTTCGGGGCGCGACGAGGCCGTGTTCGGAATAACCCGCTCCGGGCGCCGGAGTCTGTCCGGCACCGGGACAAGCGCCGGATGCCGGATCAACACGCTTCCCTGCCGCATACGGCTTTCGGGGCGCAGCATCGGGCAGGTCCTGGCCGAGTTGCGCGCCTATCTTCTGGCGACGCGCCCGTTCGAGCAGACACCCCATGCCGAAATCACCGCGGTCTGCGACGTGCCGCGCCCGCAGGCGCTTTACGACAGCATCCTGATGTTCGACCGCGACTCGGTCGGGGCGCATATGCGCGCGCTCGGGCCGCAGTTCGCGCATCGCGAGGTCGAGGAGCGCAGCCAGATGGCAACGGCGCTCATGCTCGCGGCCTATGACGACCCCGAACTGCTGCTGCGGCTGGAATACGATCCGGGACAATATCCGGATGCGAGCGCCGAGCGGCTGTTCACCTATCTGATCAATCTTTTGCAGGCGATGGCCGATCCGGCGCTCGATGATCAGGCACCGCTTGCCGCGCTTTCGATGCTGCCGCCGGAAGAACAGGCGCGGCTGATCGCGCTGGGAACGCCCGAGCGCCCGCTGGAACTTGCCGCGGATGCGCTTTCGCTGATCGACCGTTTCGAGCAGGTCGCGCAGCGGGAGCAGAACCGGATCGCGCTCCAACAGGTGGGGGAGGCCGCCGCGCTGACCTACGCAGGGCTCGACGCACGCGCCAACGCCATCGCCGCGCATCTGCGTGCCCGGTCAGTCCGCCCGGGCGATATCGTCGGGCTCGCCCTGCCGCGAAGCGTGGACTACATCGCCGCGCTTCTCGGCGTGATGAAGGCCGAGGCGACCTTCATGCCGCTCGACCCGAGCTATCCGCAGTCGGCGCTTCAGGACATGATCGACCGCTCGGGCGCGGTCCACCTGCTGACAAGCGCCCCGGTGCTCGAGACGCTGCATCCGCAGACCATTGCCGTGACGCTGGTCGAATCGCTCGCCGGCCGCACGCAGGACACCGCCCCCGAACGCGGCCCCGCCGCGCCGGAGCGGCCCGCCTATGTGATTTTCACCTCGGGCTCCACCGGCCAGCCCAAGGGGGTCGTGATTCCGAACCGGGCGATCGCGCATCAGGTCCGGGCGATCTCGGACGCCTATGCCATTGCGCCGGGCGACCGGGTGCTGCAGTTCACCAGCCTGAACTTCGACATCTCCATCGAGGAAATCCTGCCGACGCTGGTGTCCGGCGCGACCCTGGTGCTGCGCAGCCTGGAAATGGCGCAATCCGCCGAAGCCTTCCTCGCCGGGCTGCGCGACCATGCCATCAGCGTGGTCAATCTTCCGACCGCCTTCTGGCACATGCTCTGTGCCCATGTGGATGAACTTGCCGCGCCGCCCGACCTTGCCGCCCACCTGCGGCTGCTGATCGTCGGCGGCGAGCGTCCCTCCCCCTCCGCGGTCAGGCGCTGGTGCGCCGCCTATCCCGCGATCCGCTGCCTGAACGGTTACGGCCCGACCGAGACTACGATCACCGCGACGCTGCATGACATGACGGATGCGCCCCTCGACGGGACCGACATCCCGATCGGGCGCCCCATCGCCGCGGCGCGCCTTCATGTGATGCTGCCCGACGGATCGCTTGCGCCCGAGGGCGTGGGCGGTGAACTCTGGATCGGCGGTGCGCTGGTCGGCCTTGGCTATCTCGACCGCCCGGATCTCACGGCGCCGGTCTTCGTACCCGATCCGCTGGACGGATCCGCGCTCTGCTATCGCAGCGGCGACCGCGTGACCTGGCGCGGGGACGGATTTCTGGCCTATCACGGCCGCATCGACCGGCAGGTCAAGCTGCGCGGCTACCGGATCGAACTCGGCGCGGTGGAATCGGCCCTCGAACGCGAGGCGGAGGTGCGCTCTGCCGTCGTCAGCGTCGACCGGCCGCACGGCGCCGATGCCCGCCTTCTGGCCTGGATCACGCTGCGCGAACCGGCTCCCGATTTCGATGCGGGCGCCCTTGCGGACCGCCTGCACGAGGCCCTGCCCGCACAGATGGTGCCGCAGATCGTCGTGGTCGAAGAATTCCCCCAGACACCGGGCGGCAAGGTCGATATTGCCCGCCTGCCCCGCCCCGAGGTCGCCAGCCGCGGTGCAGACCTGCCGGCGGATGCGGACACCGCCCGGATCCAGGCGATCCTGGCGCGGCTGCTCGGCACCGATTCGGTGGGGCCGGATCAGTCCTTTTTCGACATCGGCGGCAATTCCCTGCTCTCGGTGCGCCTGATGACCCTGATCGAGCGCGAATTCGGGCGCCGGCTCAGCCTCGCCGCGCTCTACAAGAGTCCGACCGCGCGGCAGATCGCGGCCGGCTTGCAGAAGCAGGCCGGAAAGGATCCCGATTGTGTCATCCCCATTCAGCCGCAAGGCCACCTGCCGCCGATCTATGGCGTGCATGTGCTGGGCAGCAACGGTTCCTTCTTCCGGCCGCTCGCGGCCCGGCTCGGGCCGGACCAGCCGGTGCTCGGCCTTACCGTCGGCGTCGTGGATGAACGGACCCCGGTGAGCGTGCCCGAGGTGGCGGCGCTCTATCGTCGCGCCATCGACCGCCATCAGCCCGAAGGCCCGCTTTCACTGGTGGCCGTATCGCTCGGGAGCTACATCGCCTTTGAACTGGCCCGGCAGTTGCGGGAAGCGGGGCGCGATGTGCGGATGGTGGCGCTTCTGGATATCGAGGGCCCGATGGGTCGGCCCCGGCTTCCCCTGCTGCGCCGCTGCCTTGCGCATATGCTTTATCTGCACAAAGCCGGTCTTAGCCACCTGCGGGCGATCATTCTGGCCAAACGGGACGATTTTCATCACCATCTTGCTGTGGAACGGCGGCGCGGCAACGGCGGCGCCGCGCCCCAAGCTCCAACGCAAGCCTCGATCGGCGATTTCGTCGCCGCGAATGAACTGGCTGCGCGCAACTACAGGCCGGCCCCCTACCCGGGACGGCTGACCATCATCCGGGCGACCGAAAACGTCTCGGACAGCCCCGAGGCGATCGAGACCGGGCTTGGCTGGAGCGCCGTTGCACAGGGCGGCTTCGACCTCCACGACGTGCAGGGCGGGCATCTCACGATGCTCGAGGAACCCTTTGTCGGGGAACTTGCGCGGCTTTTGCGCTGCACGCTCGAGGCCCGGGCCGGTGGTGCTGATGCTGGTGCCGACACCGGGGTGGCCCGCTAG
- a CDS encoding class I SAM-dependent methyltransferase — MTREVSHSALSQPRSPTLEIVTPLSTRMLFWRARYLDDSAFLCHVPFLFWLIETSRPKQFVELGLGTGVSYFAACQAIDKLDLDARCHGISPGSALPEPVERYNAQNYGDFSRLHTDDLTHAAQRFDDGSIDLLLVDVDLGEAGALDCLSHDWMRKLSPRGILLLHGTNTRFADGYVRKFLSRLLGSCPAITMEDGEGLTAVLYGEDRNERLVKLADLGFGMTGYSEVHHVFGRLGAAHRFEWASRVADSKAAEAKKRIAAAEKALQATEERRETVQNKLDTLNKAYDSRNAQIATLQARFFDLQVTEEQDETEAEVLRRKLAEVRTQYAEAVAARDAVLAEKQERVEGQAEELERLDAQKADRFDEIATLTRMLEAKEQERAAALGAAKKAREEEIAKRDRMIARLTAEQAEHVKTIAARDKELAAAKKAQEAEAAQREKLSGSLTAERAQHARALASRDAALAERQEAVAGLEARLAERFDEIAALTRLLEDRDRALAAASETREMEAAAQNGSLLAYEEDIRRLQQELEEVQAHRDALLNSTSWKLTRPARSVLNAMRR; from the coding sequence ATGACCAGAGAGGTTTCGCATTCCGCGCTGTCGCAGCCCCGGTCTCCCACGCTGGAGATCGTCACGCCGCTGTCCACGCGGATGCTGTTCTGGAGGGCGCGTTACCTCGACGATTCGGCGTTCCTGTGTCACGTGCCGTTCCTCTTCTGGCTGATCGAGACGTCCCGCCCCAAGCAGTTCGTCGAGCTGGGACTCGGCACGGGTGTTTCGTATTTTGCAGCCTGCCAGGCCATAGACAAGCTTGATCTTGATGCCCGCTGTCACGGGATTTCGCCGGGCAGCGCATTGCCCGAGCCGGTCGAGCGGTACAATGCCCAGAACTACGGCGATTTCTCGCGGCTGCATACGGACGACCTGACCCATGCGGCGCAGCGTTTCGATGACGGGTCGATCGACCTGCTGCTGGTGGATGTCGACCTCGGGGAGGCGGGCGCGCTCGACTGTCTGAGCCATGACTGGATGCGCAAGCTCTCGCCGCGCGGCATCCTGCTGCTGCACGGCACCAATACGCGCTTTGCCGACGGTTATGTGCGGAAATTCCTGTCCCGGCTGCTCGGGTCGTGCCCCGCCATCACCATGGAAGACGGCGAGGGGCTGACCGCGGTGCTTTATGGCGAGGATCGCAACGAGCGCCTGGTGAAGCTCGCCGATCTCGGCTTTGGCATGACCGGCTATTCCGAAGTGCACCATGTCTTTGGCCGCCTGGGCGCGGCGCATCGTTTCGAATGGGCAAGCCGGGTCGCCGACAGCAAGGCCGCCGAGGCGAAAAAGCGGATCGCGGCGGCGGAAAAGGCGCTGCAGGCGACCGAGGAGCGCCGCGAAACGGTGCAGAACAAGCTCGATACGCTGAACAAGGCGTATGATTCCCGCAATGCGCAGATCGCGACCCTGCAGGCGCGGTTCTTTGACCTGCAGGTTACCGAGGAACAGGACGAAACCGAGGCGGAGGTGCTGCGGCGCAAGCTGGCCGAGGTGCGGACCCAATATGCCGAAGCCGTGGCCGCGCGCGATGCGGTTCTGGCGGAAAAGCAGGAAAGGGTCGAGGGCCAGGCCGAGGAGCTGGAGCGCCTTGACGCGCAGAAGGCGGACCGGTTCGACGAGATCGCCACCCTGACCCGGATGCTGGAGGCCAAGGAACAGGAACGCGCGGCGGCGCTCGGTGCGGCGAAGAAGGCGCGCGAGGAAGAGATTGCGAAACGCGACCGGATGATTGCCCGCCTCACGGCCGAGCAGGCGGAACATGTCAAGACCATCGCCGCCCGCGACAAGGAACTGGCGGCGGCGAAGAAGGCGCAAGAGGCCGAGGCCGCGCAGCGCGAAAAGCTGTCCGGGTCGCTCACCGCCGAACGCGCGCAACACGCGAGGGCGCTGGCCTCGCGCGATGCGGCGCTGGCCGAGCGGCAGGAGGCGGTGGCGGGGCTCGAGGCCCGGCTGGCCGAGCGTTTCGACGAGATCGCGGCGCTCACGCGGCTGCTCGAGGACCGGGACCGGGCGCTTGCCGCCGCCAGCGAGACGCGCGAGATGGAGGCGGCGGCGCAGAACGGATCGCTGCTTGCCTATGAGGAAGACATCCGCCGGCTGCAGCAGGAGCTGGAAGAGGTGCAGGCCCATCGCGATGCGCTGCTCAACAGCACGTCCTGGAAGCTCACGCGCCCCGCGCGCAGTGTCCTGAACGCCATGCGCCGCTGA
- a CDS encoding ATP-grasp fold amidoligase family protein produces MNNKAIRVVLTGKVQKVGFRKWIRDKANEVGVSGWVKNRNFPGTAIVDLMLEGPIDSVHSLLTKIMTGNGESEISEISVLEATPHARSSFNILYREDEEPAIAARESLQKTLLSYRRVTRALSETVLQSTSRLHKSKDLSNVDAQEVRTSILLEHLPPHTSKIFQGCGSNIFEGCSFSSETWAQSKKRDIHGEIAGHRIEFLLEDKKVGLHFAKLVGLRVPKILQRNIPISALDFSPNSVIKPTRGGGSTGVYIIKDSANIINVRDRSRLTSIKELQASMQCVLSENHGRRDSWIVEEMIIDKEGGPPNDLKFYVFYGQSPLVLEVSRFGEKPLYSWRNREGEIANVGQPQYSYFEGREIPENFCNLVEEISLKIPAPFVRIDLFDSSEGLVFGEFTPRPGSSHNFDLSADRMLGRHFINARARLFNDLYTGKKFPEFDSIINEYRR; encoded by the coding sequence ATGAACAATAAGGCGATCCGCGTTGTCCTGACTGGGAAGGTTCAAAAGGTAGGTTTTCGGAAATGGATCAGAGACAAAGCTAATGAGGTTGGTGTTTCGGGATGGGTAAAGAATAGAAATTTTCCCGGCACGGCCATAGTTGACCTTATGCTTGAAGGACCGATTGATTCCGTGCACAGTCTTTTGACGAAAATTATGACTGGGAATGGAGAAAGTGAAATTTCTGAAATTTCGGTGCTTGAGGCTACGCCACACGCACGATCATCTTTCAATATCCTTTATAGAGAAGATGAGGAGCCAGCAATAGCAGCGCGAGAGTCACTGCAGAAGACACTTCTAAGCTATAGGAGAGTTACTCGCGCTTTGAGCGAAACAGTCCTGCAATCGACATCAAGATTGCATAAATCTAAAGATCTATCCAACGTCGATGCACAAGAGGTCCGAACCTCAATTTTATTGGAGCATTTACCGCCACACACATCTAAGATTTTTCAAGGATGCGGAAGTAATATTTTTGAAGGATGCTCCTTTTCGTCAGAAACATGGGCTCAGAGCAAGAAGCGTGATATTCACGGGGAGATAGCCGGCCACCGTATAGAATTCTTGTTAGAAGACAAAAAAGTCGGCCTCCACTTCGCCAAACTTGTTGGGTTGAGAGTGCCCAAAATACTCCAAAGAAATATTCCAATAAGCGCTTTGGATTTTTCCCCTAACAGCGTTATCAAGCCCACAAGAGGCGGAGGCTCTACAGGCGTATATATAATAAAGGACAGTGCAAATATAATAAATGTTCGTGACAGGTCGAGGTTAACGTCAATCAAAGAACTTCAAGCGTCCATGCAATGCGTCCTTAGCGAAAATCACGGACGAAGAGACTCATGGATTGTGGAGGAGATGATAATAGATAAAGAGGGCGGGCCGCCAAACGATCTCAAGTTTTATGTCTTTTATGGTCAATCTCCATTGGTTTTGGAGGTGTCCAGATTTGGAGAGAAGCCATTATACTCTTGGCGAAACAGAGAGGGGGAAATAGCCAATGTAGGGCAACCACAATACAGCTACTTCGAAGGGCGAGAGATTCCAGAAAATTTCTGCAACTTGGTGGAAGAAATTAGTCTCAAGATCCCAGCCCCTTTCGTAAGAATTGACCTTTTTGACTCTTCGGAAGGTTTGGTTTTTGGAGAGTTCACTCCGCGCCCCGGAAGCTCTCATAATTTTGACTTAAGCGCAGACCGCATGTTGGGAAGGCACTTTATTAATGCTCGCGCGCGCCTGTTCAACGACCTTTATACAGGAAAGAAGTTTCCCGAATTCGATTCTATAATTAATGAATATCGCCGATAA
- a CDS encoding glycosyltransferase: MDIPAKPITTLKRTKQVHSNWYREQYPDVAALGMEPAEHYLKYGAAMGRNPGKNFDTRFYLETHPEVADSGINPLLHYALFGEQNGYARRGTRRNSHQEARARIGTIRSKLLSLGFTDQPLAELQEIARSDENPAARAMASRELALWHMREKTDEGYRTALTHIAAARRTAPDLDFRSKLSVAELLCLHFLGRTEDGQAAYDRIALAGEVTPDVMLAWVNFQPTPDLRVTWINQVLRQYDIPPLRLLEDDGRPPYDRLTTVEPLPAVWNGPKVTVLIAAYEAEEMLPTALRSLQEQTWKNLEIIVIDDCSPNPGTCEVTERFAADDPRIRLIRMEQNGGAYVARNRGLDEASGEFVTLHDADDWSHPLKIETQVRFMQDNPEVMGCTSEQARMADGLSFPKWGSHRSIYFVKENVSSFMHRHKPVCDRIGYWDTVRFGADSEKIRRIRNAFGHEAVQSLVTGPLSFQRVSESSIVSNDAFGMDGFFFGARMEYFEGQLIHQDKTLYYPSSRRPQFATPIVMHPDRAKIKNHYDVIICSEFRMHGGSTRSNVEEIECQKRNGLKTGVCQMYRYDYPIKGKRMLPEVRDVLDGELCSPIVYGEEVSCDLLVMRYPPILQHRLRYLPKIDAKQIRVIVNQPPMSDYTEEGIVRYRLADCAENIRHYFGKDATWHPIGPLVRDALHTHHADELHHIDLSPEDWHNIIDINGWDRGPRRRGPSDRLRIGRHSRDQFVKWPATREDTLVAYPASDDIEVHVLGGAEVPASLIGQVPDNWTVHPFGSLHPKDFLADIDVFVYFAHPDWVESFGRTIIEAMATGVPVILPEVYRPLFEDAAIYATPQTAVKTARKLHSDPAAYAAQVEKAQRYAAEKFSYEMHIDRLKRSTL, encoded by the coding sequence ATGGACATTCCAGCCAAGCCGATCACGACTCTGAAACGCACCAAGCAGGTTCACAGCAACTGGTACCGCGAACAATACCCCGATGTCGCGGCGCTCGGGATGGAGCCGGCGGAGCATTATCTGAAGTATGGCGCTGCCATGGGGCGCAATCCGGGTAAGAACTTCGACACGAGGTTTTACCTGGAAACCCACCCCGAGGTCGCGGATTCCGGCATCAACCCGCTGCTGCACTATGCGCTGTTCGGCGAACAGAACGGCTATGCCCGCCGGGGCACGCGCCGCAACAGCCATCAGGAGGCCCGGGCGCGGATCGGGACCATCCGCAGCAAACTGCTGAGCCTCGGCTTTACCGACCAGCCGCTGGCCGAACTGCAGGAGATCGCGCGGAGCGACGAAAACCCGGCCGCGCGCGCCATGGCCTCGCGGGAACTTGCGCTCTGGCACATGCGGGAAAAGACCGACGAGGGCTATCGCACCGCGCTCACCCATATCGCGGCCGCGCGGCGGACGGCGCCCGACCTTGATTTCCGCAGCAAGCTGTCGGTGGCCGAACTGCTCTGCCTTCATTTCCTCGGCCGAACAGAGGACGGGCAGGCCGCCTATGACCGGATCGCGCTGGCCGGCGAGGTGACGCCCGACGTGATGCTGGCCTGGGTGAATTTCCAGCCGACGCCCGACCTGCGGGTCACATGGATCAACCAGGTGCTGCGGCAGTATGACATCCCGCCCCTGCGCCTGCTCGAGGATGACGGCCGGCCGCCCTATGACCGCCTCACGACGGTGGAGCCGCTTCCGGCGGTTTGGAACGGGCCGAAGGTCACGGTGCTGATCGCCGCCTACGAGGCGGAAGAGATGCTGCCGACGGCGCTGCGCTCATTGCAGGAACAGACCTGGAAGAACCTTGAGATCATCGTCATCGACGACTGTTCGCCCAATCCCGGCACCTGCGAAGTCACGGAGCGCTTCGCCGCCGATGATCCCCGCATCCGCCTGATCCGCATGGAGCAGAACGGCGGCGCCTATGTCGCCCGCAACCGGGGGCTGGACGAGGCGAGCGGGGAGTTCGTCACGCTCCACGACGCCGACGACTGGTCGCACCCGCTCAAGATCGAGACCCAGGTGCGGTTCATGCAGGACAACCCCGAGGTGATGGGGTGCACGTCGGAGCAGGCGCGGATGGCGGATGGCCTTTCATTTCCGAAATGGGGCTCTCACAGATCCATTTACTTTGTAAAGGAAAATGTGTCTTCGTTCATGCATCGGCACAAGCCGGTGTGCGACCGTATCGGATATTGGGATACAGTCCGCTTTGGTGCCGACAGCGAAAAAATACGGCGCATCCGAAATGCATTCGGACATGAAGCGGTCCAGTCACTAGTTACCGGGCCGCTATCATTTCAGAGAGTATCCGAGAGTTCCATAGTGTCGAATGATGCCTTTGGAATGGACGGATTTTTCTTTGGCGCGCGCATGGAGTATTTTGAAGGACAACTGATACATCAGGACAAAACGCTCTATTACCCAAGCTCCAGAAGACCGCAATTTGCAACTCCAATCGTAATGCATCCTGATCGGGCGAAGATCAAGAATCATTACGATGTCATTATTTGTTCGGAATTCCGAATGCACGGTGGCAGCACTCGTTCAAATGTGGAAGAGATAGAGTGCCAAAAGCGCAACGGCCTGAAAACCGGTGTCTGTCAAATGTACAGGTACGATTACCCGATCAAGGGTAAACGGATGTTGCCAGAAGTCCGAGATGTGCTGGATGGCGAACTCTGCTCGCCTATCGTCTATGGCGAAGAGGTTTCTTGTGATCTTCTCGTCATGCGCTATCCTCCGATACTTCAGCACCGCCTACGCTACCTTCCCAAGATCGACGCGAAGCAGATCAGGGTGATCGTCAACCAGCCGCCGATGAGCGATTACACGGAAGAGGGAATCGTCCGCTACCGGCTGGCCGACTGCGCCGAGAATATCCGCCATTACTTCGGCAAGGATGCCACCTGGCACCCGATCGGGCCGCTGGTGCGCGATGCGTTGCACACCCACCACGCGGATGAGCTGCACCATATCGACCTCTCGCCCGAAGACTGGCACAATATCATCGACATCAACGGCTGGGATCGCGGCCCGCGCAGGCGCGGACCGTCCGACAGGCTGCGCATCGGGCGCCATTCCCGCGACCAGTTTGTCAAATGGCCGGCAACGCGCGAGGACACGCTTGTCGCCTACCCCGCCTCGGACGATATCGAGGTGCATGTGCTGGGCGGCGCCGAGGTTCCGGCGTCGCTGATTGGCCAAGTGCCGGATAACTGGACGGTGCATCCGTTCGGGTCACTGCACCCAAAGGATTTCCTGGCCGATATCGACGTGTTCGTCTATTTTGCGCATCCCGACTGGGTGGAATCCTTTGGCCGCACCATCATCGAGGCGATGGCGACCGGCGTGCCGGTGATCCTGCCCGAGGTTTACCGCCCGCTGTTCGAGGATGCCGCGATCTATGCCACTCCGCAGACGGCCGTAAAGACGGCGCGCAAACTGCATTCTGATCCGGCCGCCTATGCTGCTCAGGTCGAGAAAGCGCAACGGTACGCTGCGGAAAAGTTCAGCTACGAGATGCATATTGATCGACTGAAACGATCAACGCTCTAG
- a CDS encoding glycosyltransferase family 2 protein, which produces MSCTLVIPTRNDTTNLKRLLEQAFHMKCFARAIVVDDASDSPLSPELCLLERPDWVHLTRHENRKGAGAARNLGLQFVETSHLLFFDSDDLLTPEIPHLLADLDGREFDFCIFKHNDSRVSAAGSWGQTRWDEALWRHAGVAVGALRPVSPSSAPTLARTANYPWNKIYRTDFLRDNGLRCSETLVHNDILLHWASFIRARDILSSDRIAAIHHVGLKSGRLTDHSGPERLAVFNILRDVLNTEIPGDRNFFAAFLGFASYLFGWIRGVIAPSQQPALDAQIRQFLLAALSPGDYRNLTVSDPVLALRINLQLAETRRAGAGTS; this is translated from the coding sequence ATGAGCTGCACGCTTGTCATTCCAACCCGAAACGATACGACCAATCTGAAGCGGCTGCTGGAGCAGGCGTTCCACATGAAATGCTTTGCCCGGGCAATCGTGGTCGATGACGCGTCCGATTCCCCGCTGAGCCCCGAACTCTGCCTTCTGGAGCGGCCGGACTGGGTTCACCTTACCCGGCATGAAAATCGAAAAGGGGCGGGTGCGGCGCGCAATCTCGGGCTTCAATTTGTCGAAACCTCCCATCTTCTGTTTTTTGACAGCGATGACCTGCTGACGCCGGAAATCCCGCATCTTTTAGCCGATCTTGACGGGCGGGAGTTCGACTTCTGCATTTTCAAACATAATGACAGCCGCGTGAGCGCGGCCGGGTCATGGGGGCAAACCCGATGGGACGAGGCGCTGTGGCGGCACGCCGGTGTTGCGGTCGGCGCCTTGCGGCCGGTATCGCCATCCTCCGCCCCAACGCTGGCGCGAACCGCGAATTACCCCTGGAACAAGATCTATCGGACAGATTTTCTGCGCGATAATGGGCTGCGTTGTTCGGAAACGCTGGTGCATAACGACATTCTTCTGCATTGGGCCAGCTTCATTCGTGCCCGGGATATTCTCTCGTCGGATCGCATTGCTGCTATCCATCATGTCGGCCTGAAATCCGGTCGGCTGACCGATCATTCGGGGCCTGAACGACTGGCGGTTTTCAATATTTTACGCGATGTTCTAAACACGGAAATCCCCGGGGACCGAAACTTTTTCGCGGCCTTTCTGGGATTTGCCAGTTACCTGTTCGGCTGGATCCGCGGGGTTATCGCCCCGTCTCAACAACCGGCGCTCGATGCGCAAATCCGGCAGTTTCTGCTGGCCGCGCTGTCGCCGGGCGACTATCGTAACCTGACCGTTTCGGACCCGGTCCTTGCGCTGCGGATCAACCTGCAGCTTGCGGAAACGCGCAGAGCAGGGGCTGGCACATCATGA